A single window of Longimicrobium sp. DNA harbors:
- a CDS encoding HEAT repeat domain-containing protein, producing MTDTLLHPAPYAAAPHGDGDAAVRADVQEVVRGFAKALRTHLLYEGQSPSLDRFVESLRERMGGLWNRLPFLRVQIEEREILWEGAAAYTGEERDNLAFLLYRDGIRELSFQPGFEGDDLDRFVSLLARAHRLRADEEDLLTLLWDHDWECLRYRYVEPAAEGVKTPEASGQTASRAPRSPREDPEPSRSVSTEDFQEALYFLDEGEMRRLEAELHREMGRDLWIDVLNALFDRLDDGTPERQKQVIGICGDILPTLLGAARLGTAAYMLAELVKTATAGRFGPAVLRAMRGLFSQLAQAETVGELARIVEQEGEALDREQLSALLAFFPPEALGPLLKAGECSATLGSRAALLAAAERLASVTPAALRPLAADPDPDVAAGAARLIGRLKVVEGGPDLAGLLAHAHARVRLAAVEALQELRSPTGSGALETVLEDADRDVRVAAARALAALRWAPARARLEQVLDSRRLRESELTERIAFFEAYGALAGAESVALLDRVLNGKSWLGRRETGEMRACAALGLGRVRHPASEKALAAAAADADPVVRSAVGRALRAIKQP from the coding sequence ATGACCGACACCCTGCTCCATCCCGCCCCGTACGCCGCCGCCCCGCACGGGGACGGCGACGCCGCGGTGCGCGCGGATGTTCAGGAAGTGGTGCGCGGCTTCGCCAAGGCGCTGCGCACGCACCTGCTGTACGAGGGCCAGTCGCCCTCGCTGGATCGTTTCGTCGAGTCGCTGCGCGAGCGGATGGGCGGGCTGTGGAACCGGCTTCCGTTCCTGCGCGTGCAGATCGAGGAGCGCGAGATCCTGTGGGAGGGGGCCGCCGCCTACACGGGCGAGGAGCGCGACAACCTGGCCTTCCTGCTGTACCGCGACGGCATCCGCGAGCTGAGTTTTCAGCCGGGGTTCGAGGGCGACGACCTGGACCGCTTCGTGTCGCTGCTGGCCCGGGCCCACCGGCTGCGCGCCGACGAGGAAGACCTGCTCACGCTGCTGTGGGACCACGACTGGGAGTGCCTGCGCTACCGGTACGTGGAGCCGGCGGCCGAGGGGGTGAAGACGCCCGAGGCTTCCGGCCAGACCGCCTCGCGCGCGCCGCGTTCGCCGCGCGAGGACCCTGAGCCCTCCAGGAGCGTTTCGACCGAGGACTTCCAGGAGGCGCTGTACTTCCTGGACGAGGGCGAGATGCGCCGCCTGGAGGCGGAGCTGCATCGCGAGATGGGGCGCGACCTGTGGATCGACGTCCTGAACGCCCTCTTCGACCGGCTGGACGACGGGACGCCGGAGCGCCAGAAGCAGGTGATCGGCATCTGCGGCGACATCCTTCCCACGCTGCTGGGGGCGGCGCGGCTGGGCACGGCGGCGTACATGCTGGCCGAGCTGGTGAAGACCGCCACCGCGGGACGCTTCGGCCCGGCGGTGCTGCGGGCGATGCGGGGCCTGTTCTCGCAGCTGGCCCAGGCGGAAACGGTGGGGGAGCTGGCGCGCATCGTGGAGCAGGAGGGCGAGGCGCTGGACCGCGAGCAGCTGTCCGCGCTGCTGGCGTTCTTTCCCCCCGAGGCGCTGGGCCCCTTGCTGAAGGCGGGCGAGTGCAGCGCGACGCTCGGGTCGCGCGCGGCGCTGCTGGCCGCGGCCGAGCGGCTGGCGTCCGTCACCCCCGCCGCGCTGCGCCCCCTGGCGGCCGACCCGGACCCCGACGTGGCCGCGGGGGCCGCGCGGCTGATCGGGCGGCTGAAGGTGGTGGAGGGCGGGCCCGACCTAGCCGGGCTGCTGGCCCATGCACACGCCCGCGTGCGGCTGGCCGCGGTCGAGGCACTGCAGGAGCTTCGCTCGCCCACGGGGAGCGGCGCGCTGGAAACGGTGCTGGAAGACGCCGACCGCGACGTGCGGGTGGCCGCCGCCCGGGCCCTGGCGGCGCTGCGCTGGGCCCCCGCCCGGGCACGGCTGGAGCAGGTGCTGGACTCGCGGCGGCTGCGCGAATCGGAGCTGACGGAGCGCATCGCCTTCTTCGAGGCGTACGGAGCGCTCGCCGGGGCCGAGTCGGTGGCGCTGCTGGACCGCGTCCTCAACGGCAAGAGCTGGCTGGGCCGGCGCGAGACGGGAGAGATGAGGGCCTGCGCCGCGCTGGGGCTGGGCCGCGTCCGGCACCCGGCCTCCGAAAAGGCGCTGGCCGCCGCCGCTGCGGACGCCGACCCCGTGGTCCGCAGTGCCGTGGGCCGCGCCCTTCGCGCGATCAAGCAGCCATGA
- a CDS encoding HD-GYP domain-containing protein has product MTEQTLSAAPRAFPGGGASPDERGLQRRGRDLLFAIAAALRSLQLYPLENQAVVNSLGELESITLELLGVEEHITLRFVGDFFFVNDLRLRIDLHSYATYGAVGRALAGHGIGEVEVAAGVTAPEWTAFLAVVNTAPGGDDPFGAFLERLERTSVVHLSVAPDRESEPDPRDDEARRMAKRAYAQTVAVAREVMTGLRMGRGVSLRPVKRAVQSIVDQVLSNEASIMGLTSLRDYDEYTFTHSVNVCIFSVALGKKLGFHKSQLYELGLGALLHDVGKVRMPVDLINKAGPLTEAEFGVLKEHPAEGLLQLFDMRGLAELPLRAMLMAYEHHMKVDQTGYPRSIRPRNPTVFSRIVAIADGFDAATTKRSYQAQPWPPEKVLQEMRDNPERGFDPLLVKAFISMTGIYPVGSAVILDSFELALVTARNPRPEALHQPIVQVVFDGFGVRVDPPLTYDLSELDPATGKPLRTIIKTTDPERYGIHAGDFFV; this is encoded by the coding sequence ATGACGGAGCAGACCCTTTCCGCCGCGCCGCGCGCCTTTCCGGGCGGCGGCGCCTCCCCCGACGAGCGCGGGCTTCAGCGCCGCGGCCGCGACCTCCTGTTCGCCATCGCCGCCGCGCTGCGCTCGCTCCAGCTGTACCCGCTGGAGAACCAGGCGGTGGTCAACTCGCTGGGCGAGCTGGAATCCATCACCCTGGAACTGCTGGGGGTGGAGGAGCACATCACCCTGCGCTTCGTGGGCGACTTCTTCTTCGTCAACGACCTGCGGCTGCGCATCGACCTTCACAGCTACGCCACCTATGGCGCGGTGGGGCGGGCGCTGGCGGGGCACGGCATCGGCGAGGTGGAGGTGGCCGCCGGCGTCACCGCGCCCGAGTGGACGGCGTTCCTGGCCGTGGTGAACACCGCGCCCGGGGGCGACGACCCCTTCGGCGCGTTCCTGGAGCGGCTGGAGCGCACCTCGGTCGTTCACCTGTCGGTGGCGCCCGACCGCGAAAGCGAGCCGGACCCGCGCGACGACGAGGCGCGGCGCATGGCCAAGCGCGCCTACGCGCAGACGGTGGCCGTAGCCCGCGAGGTGATGACGGGGCTGCGGATGGGGCGCGGGGTGAGCCTTCGCCCCGTGAAGCGCGCCGTGCAGTCCATCGTGGACCAGGTGCTGAGCAACGAGGCCAGCATCATGGGCCTCACCAGCCTGCGCGACTACGACGAGTACACCTTCACCCACTCGGTGAACGTGTGCATCTTTTCCGTCGCGCTGGGCAAGAAGCTGGGCTTCCACAAGAGCCAGCTGTACGAGCTGGGGCTGGGCGCGCTCCTCCACGACGTGGGCAAGGTGCGCATGCCGGTGGACCTGATCAACAAGGCCGGGCCGCTGACCGAAGCCGAGTTCGGCGTGCTCAAGGAGCACCCGGCCGAGGGGCTGCTGCAGCTGTTCGACATGCGCGGCCTGGCCGAGCTCCCCCTGCGCGCCATGCTGATGGCGTACGAGCACCACATGAAGGTGGACCAGACCGGCTACCCGCGCTCCATCCGCCCGCGCAACCCCACGGTGTTCAGCCGCATCGTGGCCATCGCCGACGGCTTCGACGCGGCCACCACCAAGCGCAGCTACCAGGCCCAGCCGTGGCCGCCGGAAAAGGTGCTGCAGGAGATGCGCGACAACCCGGAGCGAGGCTTCGACCCGCTGCTGGTCAAGGCGTTCATCAGCATGACGGGCATCTACCCCGTGGGCAGCGCCGTCATCCTCGACTCCTTCGAGCTGGCGCTGGTCACGGCCCGCAATCCCCGGCCCGAGGCGCTTCACCAGCCCATCGTGCAGGTGGTGTTCGACGGGTTCGGGGTGCGGGTGGATCCGCCCCTCACGTACGACCTTTCCGAGCTGGACCCCGCGACGGGCAAGCCGCTGCGCACCATCATCAAGACCACCGACCCGGAGCGGTACGGAATCCATGCCGGCGACTTCTTCGTCTGA